A single region of the Salvia splendens isolate huo1 chromosome 18, SspV2, whole genome shotgun sequence genome encodes:
- the LOC121776892 gene encoding TLC domain-containing protein At5g14285-like, whose translation MSRNGPISWSIWLFKIMGYSKGSPLLMSGPDLFTPVSPKIMDLQFPLTSNPLPLFFAGYLLLYLITYSILFRTWASKLRPEASSCAISLAHGTPAVFLAACAILSDPAPDFHSSNTPLQSLVLDYSIAYFLMDLVHYLIFYPTDVLFIGHHLATLFVFVTCRYLVYHGAVAILVLLVLAEVTRFCQNVWASKLTRGAK comes from the exons ATGTCCAGAAATGGGCCTATATCATGGTCTATTTGGCTGTTCAAGATCATGGGGTATTCCAAGGGAAGCCCGTTGTTAATGTCCGGGCCCGACCTGTTCACTCCAG tttcccccaaaatcatggACCTTCAATTTCCGCTAACATCCAATCCCCTTCCTCTCTTCTTCGCCGGCTATTTGCTCCTCTACCTCATCACCTATTCAATCCTCTTCCGCACCTGGGCCTCCAAGCTCCGCCCTGAAGCTTCAAGCTGCGCTATCTCCCTAGCTCACGGCACCCCCGCAGTATTCCTCGCCGCCTGCGCTATTCTCTCCGACCCGGCCCCGGATTTCCACTCCTCCAACACGCCGCTGCAAAGTCTCGTATTGGATTACAGCATTGCCTATTTCCTCATGGATCTCGTCCACTATCTCATCTTCTACCCCACCGACGTCCTCTTCATCGGCCACCATCTCGCCACGCTCTTCGTCTTCGTCACCTGCCGTTACCTCGTCTACCACGGGGCCGTCGCTATTCTCGTGCTCCTGGTGCTGGCGGAGGTCACCCGCTTCTGCCAGAACGTGTGGGCTTCCAAATTGACGAGGGGGGCAAAGTAG